In Spinacia oleracea cultivar Varoflay chromosome 5, BTI_SOV_V1, whole genome shotgun sequence, a single window of DNA contains:
- the LOC130461467 gene encoding secreted RxLR effector protein 161-like — protein MHICRLLLHLSLLIEEKEYMSRVPYASAVGSLMYAMVCTRPDLAQSVSVVSRFMGEPGKEHWQAVKRIFRYLKGTSDVGLIYGGDTECLVTGFSDSDYAGDVDSRRSMTGYAFTLGGSVVSWKDTLQPTVTLSTTESEYMALTEAAKEGIWLKGLVSDLGLHHDQAIVYCDSHSTICLAKDQVHHERNKHIDVRYHFLRSEKRIKVNKVGTADNPTDMFTKPVPHSKFQHCMNLLNVRSC, from the coding sequence ATGCACATATGTCGGTTGCTTTTGCACCTAAGTCTGTTGATCGAGGAGAAGGAGTACATGTCTCGAGTTCCCTATGCTAGTGCAGTAGGAAGCTTGATGTATGCAATGGTCTGCACTAGACCTGATTTGGCACAGTCTGTTAGTGTTGTTAGTAGGTTTATGGGTGAACCTGGAAAGGAGCATTGGCAAGCTGTGAAGAGGATTTTTCGGTACCTAAAAGGTACATCTGATGTTGGTCTCATTTATGGAGGTGATACAGAGTGTTTGGTGACAGGGTTTTCAGACTCTGATTATGCTGGAGATGTTGACAGTAGAAGATCTATGACTGGTTATGCTTTCACTCTTGGTGGTTCAGTTGTCAGTTGGAAAGATACTTTGCAACCTACGGTGACTTTGTCTACTACAGAATCAGAGTACATGGCATTGACAGAAGCAGCAAAAGAGGGAATATGGTTGAAAGGGTTGGTTAGTGATTTGGGTCTACATCATGATCAAGCTATAGTGTACTGTGACAGTCACAGTACAATCTGTTTAGCTAAGGATCAAGTACATCATGAGAGGAATAAGCACATCGATGTAAGGTATCATTTTCTGAGAAGTGAGAAGAGAATTAAGGTGAACAAAGTGGGTACTGCTGATAACCCAACCGATATGTTCACCAAGCCGGTTCCACATAGCAAGTTTCAACACTGTATGAACTTGCTAAATGTTAGGAGTTGTTGA